The following coding sequences lie in one Maribacter forsetii DSM 18668 genomic window:
- a CDS encoding copper homeostasis protein CutC produces MIVEVCANSLESALVAERAGADRIELCSELAVGGLTPSYGLLKAVRSKITIPVNILIRPRSGDFTYSDEELDIMISDIELCAELGYNGIVSGVLLENFSLDVVRTRKLKDAAGKLKFTFHRAFDWIQNPLDALKKLETMQVDTILTSGQQKSAPEGLDFLFQLKEQSKMIQIMPGSGVNAANVELFKDKGFKMAHLSGTKMVQSLSSKPLISMNSVNFLSDNQRAITQLDNIKAVVAKVK; encoded by the coding sequence ATGATAGTAGAAGTTTGTGCTAATTCATTGGAATCTGCTTTAGTTGCCGAACGTGCCGGAGCAGACCGAATTGAGTTGTGTTCAGAATTAGCGGTGGGCGGATTAACACCTTCTTACGGGTTGTTGAAAGCTGTGAGAAGTAAAATTACAATACCGGTTAATATTCTTATACGTCCTAGAAGTGGTGACTTTACATATTCTGATGAAGAGCTGGATATTATGATTTCGGATATTGAGCTGTGTGCAGAGCTGGGATATAATGGAATTGTATCTGGAGTTCTTTTGGAAAATTTTTCTTTAGATGTAGTGCGAACCCGAAAACTAAAGGATGCTGCTGGTAAATTGAAATTTACGTTTCATAGGGCGTTTGATTGGATACAGAACCCGTTGGATGCTTTGAAGAAATTGGAAACTATGCAAGTGGATACTATTTTAACTTCTGGTCAACAGAAGTCAGCACCTGAGGGATTAGATTTCTTATTCCAATTAAAAGAACAATCTAAAATGATACAGATTATGCCAGGCTCTGGTGTAAATGCTGCTAATGTTGAGCTATTTAAAGATAAAGGTTTTAAAATGGCACATTTATCGGGTACTAAGATGGTGCAATCCTTATCTTCAAAACCGTTAATTTCTATGAATTCAGTTAACTTTTTAAGTGATAATCAAAGGGCAATCACGCAATTGGATAATATTAAAGCTGTTGTGGCCAAGGTTAAATAA
- a CDS encoding cation:proton antiporter domain-containing protein, producing the protein MEILSSYNLIIGASLIVVLSFFFNGISKKTNIPAVLMLIVLGVLIKIGLEFFIPEIPDFKGSLEILGTVGLIMIVLEAALELELKKEKLWPILKSMVIALIGLVGSAYVAALILYQFIPNMTMQSAWLYATPLSILSSAIIIPSVGGLSEAKKEFHIYESTFSDIMGIMMFYFLTGKLNPAEDSGVIGFSINFAVTIVIALVASYVIILVFQRIKSQAKLFLLISVLLLLYAIGKKMHLSSLIIILVFGLIVKNVNLFFPGKTKIFLEKERMQQIYHELHIVTLETAFVVRTFFFVIFGITIVLSSLLSINVAIVSLLIIASIYAIRFLILIVFVGKDMLPQLFIAPRGLITVLLFYAIPMEAQIEGFESGILLFVIIATSLVMTWAMIRDKRKISTMLDEIDEEITERNLAEDAIRKSEDEELLEIENDTPEQIDPEDSH; encoded by the coding sequence ATGGAAATTCTTTCATCTTACAACCTTATCATAGGGGCTTCTTTAATTGTAGTTTTATCTTTCTTTTTTAACGGCATTTCTAAAAAAACGAATATACCGGCAGTTCTCATGCTCATTGTTCTGGGCGTTCTAATTAAAATAGGATTAGAATTCTTTATTCCAGAGATTCCCGACTTTAAAGGCTCTTTAGAAATTTTAGGTACTGTTGGCCTTATAATGATCGTTTTAGAAGCTGCTTTAGAACTAGAATTAAAAAAAGAAAAATTATGGCCCATTCTTAAATCAATGGTCATTGCATTAATTGGTTTGGTAGGCTCTGCATATGTTGCCGCTTTAATTCTATATCAATTTATCCCCAATATGACTATGCAATCTGCATGGTTATATGCCACACCGTTGTCTATTCTTTCTAGCGCCATAATTATACCAAGCGTTGGCGGACTAAGTGAAGCTAAAAAAGAATTCCATATTTATGAGAGTACTTTTTCTGATATCATGGGTATTATGATGTTCTACTTTCTAACAGGAAAACTAAACCCCGCTGAAGACTCAGGAGTTATTGGTTTCAGTATAAATTTCGCCGTAACAATAGTAATAGCATTGGTTGCTAGCTATGTAATTATATTGGTCTTTCAACGCATAAAAAGCCAAGCAAAACTATTTTTATTGATTTCTGTTCTGCTACTTCTTTATGCTATAGGAAAGAAAATGCACCTATCATCTTTAATTATCATTCTTGTATTTGGTTTGATCGTAAAAAATGTCAACTTATTTTTCCCCGGTAAGACCAAAATCTTTCTTGAAAAGGAAAGAATGCAACAAATTTATCACGAGCTGCACATCGTCACCCTAGAAACTGCATTTGTAGTCAGAACTTTCTTCTTTGTAATATTTGGTATCACCATAGTACTTTCATCATTACTGAGCATTAATGTTGCTATAGTCAGTTTATTAATAATAGCATCTATTTATGCCATACGGTTTTTAATACTTATAGTTTTCGTTGGTAAAGATATGTTACCGCAGTTATTCATTGCTCCAAGGGGATTAATTACCGTACTACTTTTCTATGCCATACCTATGGAAGCACAAATTGAAGGATTTGAATCTGGTATACTTTTATTCGTAATAATAGCTACTAGCTTAGTAATGACATGGGCTATGATTCGTGATAAACGAAAAATAAGTACAATGCTAGATGAAATTGATGAAGAAATCACAGAAAGAAATTTAGCCGAAGACGCAATTAGAAAATCAGAAGACGAAGAACTATTAGAGATAGAAAATGACACTCCAGAACAAATTGACCCGGAGGATTCGCACTAA
- the rimP gene encoding ribosome assembly cofactor RimP has translation MLKEKVKELLEQGLQEDPSLFLIDFTMGADNSIHVVIDGDHGVTVSDCIKISRAIEHNLDRDEHDFSLEVASAGAAAPLVMPRQYVKNVGRKLEVRTNDDKFEGNLTAVNDDSIVLEWKAREPKPIGKGKVTVQKKEEVNFSDIIKAKVVLKF, from the coding sequence ATGCTAAAGGAAAAAGTAAAAGAATTATTGGAACAAGGTCTTCAAGAAGACCCCTCCCTATTTTTAATCGATTTCACTATGGGTGCTGATAATAGCATTCATGTTGTAATAGACGGTGACCATGGGGTTACGGTGAGTGATTGTATAAAAATAAGTAGGGCTATTGAGCATAATTTAGATCGTGATGAACACGATTTTTCCCTTGAAGTTGCCTCTGCTGGTGCGGCGGCTCCGTTGGTTATGCCACGTCAATATGTAAAAAATGTTGGCAGAAAACTTGAGGTTCGTACAAATGACGATAAGTTTGAAGGAAATTTAACCGCTGTAAACGATGATTCTATTGTTCTGGAATGGAAAGCTAGGGAGCCTAAGCCAATAGGTAAGGGAAAAGTAACCGTTCAAAAAAAAGAAGAAGTAAATTTTTCAGATATTATTAAAGCAAAAGTTGTATTAAAATTTTAA
- a CDS encoding glycosyltransferase family 117 protein — protein MFSKNYHKWDTILGWSVFFIALITYYITVEPTNSFWDAGEYIATAAKLQVGHPPGAPLLQMIGAFFAMFALEPSQVAMMVNLVSGVSSAFTILFMFWTITNITRKLIDNDGPFTNSKAIAVFGSALVGSLAFTYSDSFWFNAVETEVYSMASFIMALLLWLGLKWTDNLDDPRGNKWLVLISFVVGLTFGVQFMGFLAIPSIGLLYYFKTYKETTVKNFLLANIIVIAILMLVYKFSLTYVLQLFGWGEVFFINSIGLPFNSGSIIIGLLFIAAFYFGLNYTRKNNYKTGNTIVLCMMFLFLGFSSWLMLPIRANAKVVINENNPEDARALLAYYNREQYPGVDSPVYGTYYSDMFATAGEDQDGKPKYEKDYTLGKYIIVNKYKDAVQGPNPKHQGLLPRMWSSQNAENYMRYFGALDFRITQPNQELRQAAEQVKIGFANGEIGADQYISFLKRFDEYIEVQPPTLWDNIEYMFEFQFNYMYLRYFMWNFVGKQNDVQGRYNDNGNWLSGINAIDSMRLGSQDNLPSDIQNNPGRNTYFFLPLILGIIGIVFQLSKDKKQFWVLLMFFLFTGLAIQFYTNPGIFQPRERDYSLVGSFYVFALWIGLGVYGLYDSFKEWITPKILAPAVVVVTLLAVPTVMAVQNWDDHDRSGKFTANSSAKAYLDSCQEDAGAILFTIGDNDTFPIWYAQEIEHYRTDVRIVCTSLFETDWYVDQMKAAAYESAPIPSQITHEKYRWGSRDVLYHQGITENRWPIKDFINWIDSDKPRTKLKYLFEQNGADLSQYSEDTQNMVYYPTNKIRVPVNKQNVLNSGLVKAKDADLIVDYIDIDLPGAITKKSMMMLDILANNDWKRPLYFSGGSFDDAEYLWMKDYLQLDGLAYKLVPIRTERPNAFELGRIDTELMYDIVTGWDWGNAGGDIYHDTQTRIQSVSFRGNLARLTEALIKENKMDKAKDIIEISLTNMPVDKFGYYTLVEPFVDGYYKVGENQKARALFEKLKGKYQERLEYYASTSLDEQYSNIDDIIADMEAYRRNIDMIITNDSEDVAEKETLIFNEYIDKFQHFYKDEDDMDMREEMQQTNPDMMDTMPVSDTILPDNTKTEIVE, from the coding sequence ATGTTTTCAAAGAACTACCACAAGTGGGACACTATATTAGGATGGTCCGTATTTTTTATAGCCCTTATTACATACTACATTACCGTTGAACCCACCAATAGTTTTTGGGATGCGGGAGAGTATATAGCAACAGCAGCCAAGCTTCAAGTGGGTCACCCACCAGGAGCACCTTTACTACAAATGATAGGCGCATTTTTTGCAATGTTCGCTTTAGAACCAAGTCAAGTTGCTATGATGGTAAACCTAGTTTCCGGCGTATCAAGTGCATTTACCATTTTATTCATGTTCTGGACAATTACCAATATCACCAGAAAATTAATAGATAACGATGGTCCTTTCACCAATAGCAAAGCAATTGCAGTATTTGGTAGTGCCTTAGTAGGTTCATTGGCATTTACATATTCAGATAGTTTTTGGTTCAATGCCGTAGAAACAGAGGTGTATTCTATGGCAAGTTTTATCATGGCCTTATTGTTGTGGCTAGGATTAAAATGGACAGATAATCTTGATGACCCTCGTGGAAACAAGTGGCTTGTATTAATATCTTTTGTTGTCGGGTTAACTTTTGGAGTTCAGTTTATGGGCTTCTTAGCAATACCATCAATTGGTTTACTTTATTATTTTAAAACCTACAAAGAGACCACAGTAAAGAACTTTTTATTAGCTAACATCATTGTTATAGCAATCTTAATGTTAGTATATAAATTTTCACTAACCTATGTACTTCAACTTTTTGGTTGGGGAGAGGTATTCTTTATTAACAGTATAGGTCTACCATTTAATTCAGGTTCTATTATTATCGGTCTTTTATTTATAGCTGCTTTTTACTTCGGCTTAAACTATACTCGTAAAAACAATTATAAAACAGGCAATACCATTGTTCTGTGTATGATGTTTTTATTTCTAGGTTTTTCTTCCTGGTTAATGCTGCCTATTAGAGCAAATGCCAAGGTTGTTATCAACGAAAACAATCCAGAAGATGCAAGAGCACTTTTAGCATATTACAATAGAGAGCAATACCCAGGTGTTGACAGTCCCGTTTACGGCACCTATTATTCAGATATGTTTGCAACTGCAGGCGAAGATCAAGATGGCAAACCTAAATATGAGAAAGATTACACATTAGGGAAATACATTATTGTAAATAAATACAAAGATGCCGTTCAAGGTCCCAACCCTAAACACCAAGGTTTGTTACCTAGAATGTGGAGTTCGCAAAATGCCGAAAACTACATGCGTTATTTTGGAGCCTTAGATTTTAGGATTACACAACCGAATCAAGAATTAAGACAAGCTGCAGAACAAGTTAAAATTGGTTTTGCAAATGGTGAAATTGGCGCCGACCAGTATATAAGCTTCTTAAAACGTTTTGATGAATATATAGAAGTACAGCCGCCAACCTTATGGGATAATATTGAATATATGTTCGAGTTTCAATTCAACTACATGTATCTGCGTTATTTCATGTGGAATTTCGTCGGAAAACAGAATGATGTTCAGGGTCGCTATAATGACAACGGAAACTGGTTAAGTGGTATTAACGCTATTGACAGCATGAGATTAGGGAGTCAAGACAACTTACCAAGCGATATCCAAAATAATCCAGGTAGAAATACCTATTTCTTTTTACCATTAATTTTGGGAATCATAGGTATCGTTTTTCAACTCTCAAAAGACAAAAAGCAATTTTGGGTATTATTGATGTTCTTTCTGTTTACGGGACTAGCTATACAGTTCTATACAAACCCCGGTATTTTTCAACCTCGTGAACGAGATTATTCACTTGTAGGTTCATTCTATGTATTTGCTCTTTGGATCGGATTAGGGGTATACGGATTGTATGATAGTTTTAAAGAATGGATCACTCCTAAAATATTAGCCCCTGCAGTAGTTGTTGTAACATTACTTGCCGTACCAACGGTAATGGCGGTACAAAACTGGGATGACCATGATAGATCTGGCAAATTCACGGCAAATTCGTCTGCAAAAGCATATTTAGATTCTTGCCAGGAAGATGCGGGAGCTATTTTATTCACCATTGGTGACAATGACACCTTCCCAATTTGGTACGCACAAGAGATTGAACACTACAGAACAGACGTTCGTATAGTTTGTACCAGTCTTTTTGAAACAGATTGGTATGTAGATCAAATGAAGGCTGCCGCTTATGAAAGTGCACCTATACCTTCTCAGATTACACATGAAAAATATAGATGGGGATCAAGAGATGTGCTATACCACCAAGGTATTACAGAGAACAGATGGCCAATAAAGGATTTCATAAATTGGATCGACAGTGATAAACCTAGAACAAAGCTTAAGTATTTATTTGAGCAAAATGGTGCAGATTTAAGTCAGTATTCTGAAGACACTCAGAACATGGTCTACTACCCTACTAATAAAATTAGGGTTCCTGTAAACAAACAAAATGTATTAAACAGCGGCTTGGTCAAAGCAAAAGACGCAGACCTTATTGTAGATTACATTGATATTGACTTACCAGGTGCTATTACAAAGAAGAGCATGATGATGCTTGATATCTTAGCTAACAATGATTGGAAACGTCCTTTATACTTCTCTGGAGGTAGTTTTGACGATGCCGAGTACTTATGGATGAAAGATTATCTTCAACTAGATGGTTTAGCGTACAAGCTCGTACCTATTCGTACAGAAAGACCTAACGCATTTGAATTAGGACGAATTGATACTGAATTAATGTATGATATCGTTACCGGATGGGATTGGGGAAATGCAGGTGGCGACATATACCACGATACACAAACCCGTATTCAGAGCGTATCTTTTAGAGGTAATTTAGCTCGTTTAACGGAAGCTTTGATCAAGGAGAATAAAATGGACAAGGCTAAAGATATCATTGAGATTTCATTGACCAACATGCCTGTAGATAAATTTGGATACTACACTTTAGTGGAACCTTTTGTAGACGGCTATTATAAAGTTGGAGAAAACCAGAAAGCACGTGCTCTTTTTGAAAAGTTGAAAGGCAAATACCAAGAAAGGTTGGAGTATTACGCTTCTACAAGTTTAGACGAGCAATACAGCAATATTGATGACATCATTGCAGATATGGAGGCATACAGACGTAATATAGATATGATCATCACCAATGATAGCGAGGATGTTGCTGAAAAAGAAACCTTAATATTCAATGAGTATATAGATAAGTTCCAACACTTCTATAAAGACGAGGACGATATGGACATGCGTGAAGAAATGCAGCAGACCAATCCAGATATGATGGATACCATGCCTGTTTCTGACACCATTTTACCTGACAATACTAAAACTGAAATTGTAGAATAG
- a CDS encoding metallophosphoesterase — protein MIRWFIFVLAYVALSCYVLQALKTITKQPWWSWLYIAVSLVVMINFIYQFSVGEETGRVLSISKSYAFGFLLTMLTFNIITILFLFSEDIYRFIAGAYQKIYGEEKQFGLPARRRFLSLLALGVAAVPFGALLYGMYKGKYNFKVLKYDLEFEDLPDSFDGYQITQISDIHSGSFDDRKKIEYAVNLINQQKSDVLLFTGDMVNNMTSEMEPWADLFSTLCAKDGKFSVLGNHDYGDYIPWDTEELKQQNLEDLKTLQKEMGFDLLLNEHRYLQKGDDKIALVGVENWGKGGFKKAGDLKKAASQINADDFKILMSHDPSHWEMEVIPDAYHYHLTLSGHTHGMQFGIEIPGWIKWSPVKWRYPYWAGIYKEMGQFINVNRGFGFLGYPGRVGIWPEITVITLKKKALT, from the coding sequence ATGATCCGTTGGTTTATTTTTGTCTTAGCTTATGTTGCTTTAAGCTGTTATGTATTGCAAGCATTAAAAACAATTACCAAGCAACCTTGGTGGTCTTGGTTATATATTGCAGTTTCATTGGTCGTAATGATCAATTTCATTTATCAATTTTCGGTAGGTGAGGAGACAGGTCGTGTTTTAAGTATTTCTAAAAGTTATGCTTTTGGTTTTTTATTGACCATGTTAACGTTCAATATCATCACTATCTTATTCTTGTTTTCTGAAGATATATATCGTTTTATAGCAGGTGCATATCAAAAAATTTATGGTGAGGAAAAGCAATTCGGACTTCCGGCACGTAGACGTTTTCTTAGTTTACTAGCACTGGGAGTAGCTGCCGTACCATTTGGGGCGCTGCTATATGGTATGTACAAAGGGAAGTACAATTTTAAGGTGTTGAAATACGATTTGGAATTCGAAGATCTTCCCGATAGTTTTGATGGGTACCAGATTACCCAAATTTCAGATATACATAGTGGTAGTTTCGATGATAGAAAAAAGATTGAATACGCTGTAAACCTTATTAATCAGCAGAAAAGCGATGTACTCTTGTTTACGGGTGATATGGTTAATAATATGACTTCTGAAATGGAGCCGTGGGCAGATCTTTTTAGTACCCTTTGTGCAAAAGATGGTAAGTTTTCAGTTTTAGGTAATCATGATTACGGAGATTATATTCCTTGGGATACCGAAGAGCTGAAACAACAGAATTTAGAAGACCTAAAAACATTGCAAAAAGAAATGGGTTTTGATCTTTTGCTAAACGAGCATAGATATTTACAAAAAGGGGATGATAAGATTGCTTTGGTGGGAGTAGAGAATTGGGGTAAAGGCGGATTCAAAAAAGCCGGGGACCTTAAAAAAGCTGCCTCACAGATTAATGCCGATGATTTTAAAATATTAATGAGTCACGATCCATCGCACTGGGAAATGGAAGTGATACCAGATGCTTACCATTACCACTTGACATTGAGCGGACACACTCATGGTATGCAATTTGGTATTGAAATACCAGGTTGGATCAAGTGGAGCCCTGTAAAATGGAGATACCCTTATTGGGCGGGTATTTACAAAGAAATGGGGCAATTCATTAATGTAAACAGAGGTTTTGGATTTTTAGGTTATCCGGGTAGGGTAGGTATATGGCCAGAAATTACCGTGATAACTTTGAAGAAAAAGGCATTAACATGA
- the nusA gene encoding transcription termination factor NusA: MENIALIESFSEFKDDKFIDRVTLMAILEDVFRNALKKKFGSDDNFDIIINPDKGDLEIWRNRIVVNDGEVEEPNEEISLTAARKIEPDFEVGEDVSEEVKLIDLGRRAILALRQNLISKIHEHDNTTIYKHFKDLEGEIYTAEVHHIRHKAIILLDDEGNEIILPKDRQIPSDFFRKGDNVRGVIESVELKGAKPTIIMSRSSPKFLEQLFFQEIPEVFDGLITVKKAVRIPGEKAKVAVDSYDDRIDPVGACVGMKGSRIHGIVRELGNENIDVINWTANPQLLVTRALSPARVSSVKLNDEKMTAQVYLKPEEVSKAIGRGGHNIRLAGQLTGYEIDVFREGVEEDVELTEFSDEIDAWIIEEFKKIGFDTARSVLEQDVNDLVKRTDLEEETILEVVRILKEELED, translated from the coding sequence ATGGAAAATATTGCGTTAATTGAATCTTTCTCAGAGTTTAAGGACGATAAGTTCATAGACAGGGTAACATTGATGGCCATTTTGGAAGATGTTTTTAGAAATGCGCTTAAAAAGAAGTTTGGTTCAGATGATAACTTTGATATCATTATCAACCCAGATAAAGGTGATTTAGAAATTTGGAGAAACCGTATCGTTGTTAATGATGGTGAGGTTGAAGAGCCAAATGAGGAAATTTCATTAACTGCAGCTCGTAAAATTGAGCCAGATTTTGAAGTTGGAGAGGATGTGTCTGAAGAAGTTAAGTTGATAGATTTAGGAAGAAGAGCAATTTTGGCATTACGTCAAAATCTTATTTCTAAAATTCATGAGCATGATAATACAACTATTTATAAGCACTTTAAAGATTTAGAGGGCGAGATTTATACAGCAGAGGTTCATCATATACGTCATAAAGCAATTATTTTGTTAGATGATGAGGGTAATGAGATTATTTTGCCAAAAGATAGGCAAATACCTTCTGATTTCTTCCGTAAGGGCGATAATGTAAGAGGGGTTATTGAAAGTGTGGAATTAAAAGGTGCAAAACCTACTATTATCATGTCTAGAAGTTCACCTAAATTCTTGGAACAATTATTTTTCCAAGAAATACCAGAGGTCTTCGACGGATTGATTACTGTGAAAAAAGCGGTTAGAATACCAGGGGAAAAAGCGAAAGTGGCTGTTGACTCTTATGATGATCGTATTGACCCTGTTGGTGCCTGTGTAGGTATGAAGGGGTCTAGAATTCATGGAATTGTTCGTGAGTTGGGTAATGAAAACATTGATGTGATTAACTGGACAGCTAACCCACAATTGTTAGTGACAAGAGCATTGAGTCCGGCTAGAGTTTCTTCTGTTAAGTTGAACGATGAGAAGATGACGGCTCAAGTTTACCTGAAGCCAGAAGAGGTTTCTAAGGCAATTGGTAGAGGTGGTCATAACATTAGATTAGCCGGTCAATTAACTGGTTATGAGATAGATGTATTCCGTGAAGGGGTTGAGGAAGATGTTGAATTAACAGAATTCTCTGATGAAATCGATGCTTGGATTATTGAAGAATTCAAGAAAATCGGTTTTGATACAGCACGTAGCGTCTTGGAGCAAGATGTTAACGATTTGGTGAAACGTACAGATTTAGAAGAGGAAACAATTTTAGAAGTTGTGCGTATCCTAAAAGAAGAATTAGAAGATTAG
- a CDS encoding thioredoxin family protein, which produces MSKFGELIDLKVPVLLDFYAEWNEQSTAMHPVLRDVAAALGSRGKVIKIDVDKNKELSQALRVKGLPTLMIYKKGEMVWRQSGEQDATTLMGILKEYV; this is translated from the coding sequence ATGTCCAAATTTGGTGAATTAATAGATTTAAAGGTACCTGTTCTTCTTGATTTTTATGCAGAGTGGAATGAGCAGTCAACTGCAATGCATCCTGTATTAAGGGATGTAGCCGCTGCTTTAGGTAGCAGAGGTAAGGTTATAAAAATAGATGTGGATAAGAACAAAGAGCTTTCTCAGGCTTTACGTGTTAAGGGTCTACCTACGCTTATGATTTACAAAAAAGGCGAAATGGTATGGCGACAAAGTGGCGAACAAGATGCTACTACGTTAATGGGTATTCTTAAAGAATACGTTTAA
- a CDS encoding isoaspartyl peptidase/L-asparaginase family protein, whose product MKRRKFLRNSSTVAAGIVSAPILASYKETPLVKRAVNTPVLPIAICTWNFGNATAKAWEVLEKGGNALDAVHQGVMVEENDLSNSTVGSGGKPDRDGNVTLDACIMDKDGNCGAVLAMQHIANPISVARKVMEETPHVMLAGKGAEQFAYEQGFEKTDLLTEESKQAWEEWKKTSQYKPIINIENHDTIGMLAIDAYGDIAGACTTSGMAYKMAGRVGDSPIIGAGLFVDNEVGGATATGVGEEVVRTVGSFLIVELMRQGKSPQEACEEGVKRIIAKNKDKQDFQIGFIAINKKGETGGYCIHPGFSYRTYSKEGHVNNPSDSYLKK is encoded by the coding sequence ATGAAAAGAAGAAAATTTCTTAGAAATTCTAGCACAGTAGCCGCCGGTATAGTATCCGCACCTATATTAGCTTCATACAAAGAAACTCCTCTAGTAAAAAGAGCAGTTAACACACCAGTTCTACCTATTGCAATCTGCACATGGAATTTTGGCAATGCAACAGCCAAAGCATGGGAGGTTTTAGAAAAAGGAGGCAATGCATTAGATGCCGTTCACCAAGGGGTCATGGTAGAAGAAAATGACCTAAGCAATAGCACTGTAGGAAGTGGCGGCAAACCGGATAGAGATGGCAATGTTACTTTAGATGCATGCATTATGGACAAAGATGGTAACTGTGGAGCGGTTTTGGCAATGCAGCATATTGCAAACCCCATATCTGTAGCAAGAAAGGTAATGGAAGAGACTCCGCATGTAATGCTAGCCGGCAAAGGAGCCGAACAGTTTGCTTACGAACAAGGTTTTGAGAAAACAGATTTGCTAACCGAAGAATCGAAACAAGCTTGGGAAGAATGGAAAAAAACATCTCAATACAAACCTATCATAAATATAGAAAATCATGATACCATTGGTATGTTAGCAATTGATGCCTATGGTGATATTGCCGGTGCATGTACCACTAGTGGCATGGCATATAAAATGGCAGGCAGGGTTGGTGACTCGCCTATTATAGGCGCCGGACTTTTTGTTGACAATGAAGTTGGTGGCGCAACGGCAACAGGTGTTGGTGAAGAAGTGGTAAGAACAGTTGGTAGTTTTTTAATTGTTGAATTAATGCGACAAGGCAAATCGCCACAAGAGGCATGCGAAGAAGGTGTAAAACGCATTATCGCTAAAAACAAGGACAAACAAGATTTTCAAATCGGTTTTATCGCGATAAATAAAAAAGGAGAAACAGGTGGTTATTGTATTCACCCGGGGTTTAGTTATAGAACGTATTCTAAAGAAGGCCATGTTAACAATCCTTCAGATAGTTATTTAAAGAAATAA